One genomic region from Quercus robur chromosome 4, dhQueRobu3.1, whole genome shotgun sequence encodes:
- the LOC126721288 gene encoding uncharacterized protein LOC126721288, with the protein MANDFEVGSSHINSNVTTVTERIEGVENIVEQNQGDAYREQGVERTEAVENINGQNHGDGYREQGGEEAGHLSGREILVQTFGGNLINVRDTAGYYDPLQYPILFPFGTYGWDINTRDTNRNKVSCRDYYAFIFQIRDNALSMIWYGGRLSQQYVVDNYVKIETHKLRWFEHNQDSIRAYLYQGLQDAFHEGESDTGNGNVGHRTILPSSFVGSPGDMIRRFQDAMSLVQKFRKLDLFIIMTCNPGWEEIQNELLPTQTAQDRPYLLARVFKLKFEELKDDIVVKGVLGRVIVYVQVFEFQKRGLPHVHMLIILDEDEKLHNLEDYDRVVKAEILCKEEQPQLHKAVLKHMIHGPCGVQNPRSPCMKNGRCKKGYPKPFSLETYQGNDSYPVYKRYDTNNPVPLNDHCRIMVDNTWVVPYNPWLLLKYNCHINVEICCSIKSVKYLYKYVYKGPDRVSMEVRPGPNYDEVQ; encoded by the exons ATGGCGAATGACTTTGAGGTTGGATCAAGTCATATAAATTCTAATGTTACTACTG TTACAGAAAGAATTGAAGGAGTTGAAAATATAGTTGAGCAAAACCAAGGGGATGCCTATAGAGAACAAG GTGTAGAAAGAACAGAAGCAGTTGAAAATATAAATGGTCAAAATCACGGGGATGGCTACAGAGAACAAG GAGGAGAAGAAGCTGGTCATTTAAGTGGTAGAGAAATTTTGGTTCAAACATTTGGTGGTAATTTGATCAATGTTCGAGATACAGCAGGATATTATGATCCATTGCAGTACCCAATACTTTTCCCATTTGGAACATATGGATGGGATATCAATACACGCGACACTAATAGAAATAAAGTGTCATGTCGTGATTATTATGCATTCATCTTTCAG ATTCGCGACAATGCTCTATCAATGATTTGGTATGGAGGACGCCTTTCACAACAGTATGTTGTTGATAATTatgtaaaaattgaaacacACAAGCTTAGGTGGTTTGAGCACAATCAAGATTCTATTAGGGCATATCTGTACCAAGGCCTACAAGATGCTTTCCATGAAGGAGAGAGTGATACTGGTAATG GAAATGTTGGACATAGAACCATTCTACCTTCATCATTTGTGGGAAGCCCAGGCGATATGATCCGACGATTTCAAGATGCAATGTCATTGGTTCAAAAGTTTAGGAAACTAGATTTATTCATCATAATGACATGTAATCCAGGATGGGAAGAAATCCAAAATGAGCTTTTACCCACACAAACCGCACAAGATCGTCCATACTTGCTTGCAAGagttttcaaattgaaatttgaagaaTTGAAAGATGATATTGTGGTTAAAGGGGTTCTCGGAAGAGTTATTGTATATGTGCAAGTCTTTGAGTTCCAAAAAAGGGGTTTACCACATGTACACATGCTTATAATTCTCGATGAAGATGAAAAATTGCATAATCTAGAGGATTACGATCGAGTTGTTAAAGCAGAAATACTGTGTAAGGAGGAACAACCTCAGTTACATAAAGCTGTACTGAAACATATGATACATGGTCCTTGCGGAGTACAAAATCCAAGATCACCATGTATGAAAAATGGGCGATGTAAAAAAGGATACCCAAAGCCTTTCTCGCTAGAAACCTACCAAGGCAATGACTCATATCCTGTTTACAAACGATATGATACTAATAATCCCGTGCCATTGAATGATCATTGTAGGATTATGGTAGACAACACTTGGGTTGTTCCATATAATCCTTGGTTACTGCTAAAATATAATTGTCATATTAATGTTGAAATATGTTGCAGTATCAAGAGTGTAAAGTACTTAtacaaatatgtgtataaaggCCCAGATCGTGTCTCTATGGAAGTTAGACCAGGCCCAAATTATGATGAGGTCCAATAG
- the LOC126721289 gene encoding uncharacterized protein LOC126721289 gives MPSALRRLFATILVFCLPIGVRELWNEFYPYMVEDYPSTSVTIETHRTNKLLNDLEALLLQHGKHIIEYDLPISTGECDNNSTIPRLIQDELTIPNIHEEFTLIEKLNNDQRVAYETIMTAIDRNESMIFFVDGPGGTGKTFLYRTILAALRKAGHIAIATATSGIAATLLPGGRTAHSRFKIPLTLDASSTCLISKQSDLAELIRRATIIIWDEAPMVNRRALESLDRTFRDIMEVNLPFGGKVLILGGDFRQVLPVVPKGTKAEMIDACIVKSPLWKNIKVLHLEQNMRSSNDEEFAEYIQHIGDGNEPYIIDDLIKLPHSMAMQWEGQHSIYNLIDQVFPNLQEHVNDARYMVDRALLTPVNDDVEQLNAKIISQFPGDEFTLHSFDEVEGDTQHLYQQEFLNSIPPGGLPPHILRLKKGAPIMLLRNIDPKAGLCNGTRLICRGCFNNIIDVEILTGQYVGTRIFLPRIPLKTTENVHLPFVMIKRQFPVCLSFALTINKVQGQTIPTVGIYLPDHVFSYGQLYVALSRGVFQSTIKLLVQKGRIPEEEGRMPNSNVRIESTMLNNGVHAVPTAHWEKWKDEGSISNMEAIDNNVRKLQIYSPGWGFTVRADKKELWREVKRVLESQELERTKNKDKQQITVKTNEVSNIHKNKDKGKMKDDVISNTHANRDKRRMKIKDNVFFKSQAEVDHFTYMELCNIITRFMANAAGKQLECETNSITPPTSPS, from the exons ATGCCGTCAGCTTTAAGAAGATTGTTTGCAACAATATTGGTATTTTGTTTACCAATTGGAGTAAGAGAATTGTGGAATGAGTTCTATCCATATATGGTAGAAGATTACCCATCAACATCTGTTACAATAGAGACACATCGTACAAATAAACTTCTCAATGATTTAGAGGCATTACTCTTGCAACATGGAAAGCATATTATAGAGTATGATTTGCCGATTTCAACTGGAGAATGTGACAATAATTCAACTATACCAAGACTTATACAAGATGAGCTAACTATTCCTAATATACATGAAGAATTCACTTTAATTGAGAAGTTGAATAACGACCAGAGAGTTGCATATGAGACAATCATGACAGCTATTGATCGTAACGAAAGCATGATATTCTTCGTCGATGGGCCAGGGGGAACTGGGAAAACATTTTTGTATCGCACAATATTGGCAGCCTTGAGAAAAGCCGGTCACATTGCAATTGCCACAGCTACATCTGGCATAGCAGCAACATTACTCCCTGGTGGAAGAACAGCGCATTCCAGGTTTAAGATTCCTTTAACTCTAGATGCTTCATCTACTTGCttaataagtaaacaatcagaCTTAGCTGAACTTATTAGACGTGCCACCATAATAATTTGGGATGAAGCCCCAATGGTAAATCGACGTGCACTCGAATCTTTAGATAGAACATTTAGAGATATTATGGAAGTAAATTTACCTTTTGGTGGGAAGGTGCTAATTTTGGGTGGAGATTTTCGTCAAGTACTTCCGGTTGTTCCAAAGGGTACAAAGGCAGAAATGATTGATGCATGCATAGTCAAGTCCCCATTATGGAAAAATATCAAAGTGTTACATTTGGAGCAGAATATGAGGTCTAGCAATGATGAAGAGTTTGCTGAGTACATACAACACATTGGTGATGGGAATGAACCatatataattgatgatttgattaaACTACCCCATTCAATGGCAATGCAATGGGAAGGTCAGCATTCTATATACAACTTGATTGATCAAGTTTTTCCAAATTTACAAGAACATGTCAATGATGCAAGGTATATGGTTGATAGGGCTTTGCTAACACCTGTAAATGATGATGTTGAACAACTTAATGCAAAGATAATTTCTCAGTTTCCAGGAGATGAGTTTACGTTACATTCTTTTGATGAGGTTGAAGGAGATACACAACATTTATATCAACAAGAATTCCTAAATTCTATACCTCCAGGGGGTTTACCACCACATATATTAAGGCTAAAAAAGGGTGCTCCAATTATGTTGTTGCGCAATATAGATCCAAAAGCCGGATTATGTAATGGTACAAGATTGATATGCCGTGGATGTTTTAACAACATAATTGACGTTGAAATTTTGACTGGACAATATGTGGGTACACGCATTTTTTTGCCAAGAATCCCTTTGAAGACAACAGAAAATGTACACCTGCCATTTGTAATGATCAAACGACAATTTCCTGTATGTTTGAGCTTTGCACTTACAATAAACAAAGTGCAAGGTCAAACAATTCCAACTGTTGGAATTTATCTTCCTGATCATGTTTTTAGTTATGGCCAATTATATGTGGCATTGTCAAGGGGAGTCTTCCAATCCACCATAAAACTATTGGTGCAAAAAGGAAGAATACCTGAGGAGGAAG GAAGGATGCCTAACTCAAATGTGAGGATTGAGTCCACTATGCTAAATAATGGAGTGCATGCTGTTCCTACTGCTCATTGGGAGAAGTGGAAGGATGAGGGGTCAATATCGAACATGGAGGCCATTGATAACaat GTTCGAAAATTGCAAATTTATTCACCTGGTTGGGGATTCACTGTTCGAGCTGACAAGAAAGAGCTTTGGAGAGAAGTGAAACGAGTTTTAGAGTCACAAGAATTGGAAAG GACCAAGAACAAAGACAAACAACAAATCACTGTCAAGACCAATGAAGTTTCCAACATCCATAAGAATAaagacaaaggaaaaatgaaggACGATGTGATCTCTAACACTCATGCCAACAGAGACAAACGGAGAATGAAAATCAAGGACAATGTG TTCTTCAAGTCCCAAGCTGAAGTAGACCATTTCACATACATGGAGCTATGCAATATCATCACAAG GTTCATGGCAAATGCTGCTGGAAAGCAATTAGAATGTGAAACAAATAGCATTACTCCACCAACTTCTCCATCCTAG